The genomic stretch ATGAGCATTTAGAAGGTTCATGCACGAGTTCATTCATGTCTAGTGAGAACAGAACCTTTTGCACTTTTGACCAAAACCATATTCGCACTTCTCTGCTTTTAAGCTTCTAGCATTTAGCACCTTTTGCATTATTTCTTAGAAGGATGAAGTTACAAACAGCCCAAAActcaaatattatattttatatatatatatatatatatatatatatatatatatgtatgtatgtatgtatgtatgtatgggCTAGGATCGGGAGAGACacattttatttcacttttttgTGGTTTTCATTCCGAAACTTTTTTCAAGGATTTGAATTGTTTATATAGTTTAATTCATCATTCATATATCATTCttatacaaaattaaacaaattcaagaatTTCAAATTGCTGATGAATTTCAGCTAATGCTATTTGATTTCACGTTATGTTTGTCGTATTTTTCCTTTGTGTCGCAACCAATTCATTAATTTGTCTCACTTTCTGTTTTACATTTAACTTGCAGCTAATGCACATGCCATCCTGTAACTGATTGCAAATTTAATGGGTATATGGCAGTCCGCAATATTCTTTGATTACGGAAGGATTGCTTCTCTACAAGTAGCATTTTTCCagattccccccccccccccccccccccccccccaaatcaTGTAGGTATCGCTGATTAGGCTGATTTTGGcattaaaaatttcaattttatagtATTCCATGTCTTGCAGAATATTAGCAGAAGTGAGAattctagagagaaagagaatggcTGGAAGAAGGTGGCTATCATTGGTCGACGACATTGATGAAGAAGGTGGCGGCGGGTGAGCAGTTGAGAtaggttgttggaaggttttcATTTGTTAACTATTGTAAAAAGGTGAGGTGTCTTCAACAACTAAAAGGGCTAAAATTggaattttagaaaataattttgaactTGCTGTGTATTCATAAGATTGGAGGGTGTTAATAGAAGCACCCATCCTGAAAACCTCCCCATTTAGACCTTTTTATTGTACTTTCTCATTTCTGATTTGGaccttcttatttttttaattggataattttttattacgATAATCTTTATAGGATGACAGAGAACATATATAATTTCGATATCACGCAACTTTACATGATCATAAAAATATCGAAATGAGAAGTTACTAGCGACCCTAGAACAAATTTTTGTACAGGTTTCTCGTGTTTTGTTTAATCCatagttttatatatttatattattttaaattatttttccatgtttattatttttgcttgaTACGTACGACTATTAATGAATCATCATACCGACAGTATTGTTTCTTGTGGTAGTGTAAATGTAAAAGTTAGGATGACaaatacaaaaaacatttaTTATTGTATAACACTTAGGGACTCACTAATGAatatttattcacttttttatTTCGCTTAATAAAAAGAGATCACCTGTTTTTCGTTTTTAAAGtccaagaaaaattaataacatgtccattatattttaaaataataaaatatgtgCTAAAATCTCATAGGCAATCGAAAAGTAAGCACTCACCAGTGAATACCCAAATAGTATTGTTTATTATTAGGGTTCCATATTTTCAACTCCAAGACTTGTGGCGGTGTCGTTTTGTGTTCAACGGTGTGTTAGGGAATGGACTAATGGAGTGTCTCACGCTTCAAACGCAAGCAATGTAAGTTAATGGGGTGGAGCTTTCTGATTAGGATGCCCGCACGTGTATGTTACGCGTTACATGTCAACACGTGTATACACAAAATCGGAACAAAAACTCTCCTTAGTTTTACCAAAGATAAAATGGGGAATCAAAATAACATGAATGGGAGCAAAATTGAGAGAGTAAATGTTATTTAGTGCACGTTAAGCTCAAAGACTTACTGATACACTCTCTAATACATATAAAGTTCATTTATAATAGCTGAATTTGTACTAgcgcaatttggagcatttcggatcagttttgggcttggaatggataacacatgcatagagcaaggtggatggagttTAAATCAGTGTTGATGTTAGTTTGGTgttttttaaaaatgaattgaGTGAATACAGTAACAAAACTTCATCTCTACTTCGTTCTACAATTCCTAATATAATATTACGAATACATAGTTGCAGCATCACTGTAAACgcttttaactatttgatttgcACTTTGCTTGCAATGAACTACAATGTTGAATAAGTTGAAAGAGggtaaacaaataaaatacgtACATCAACCAGCTAAGCCAAGCAAAAAAGTCCATAGAAGGGAAGTAGTCTTGGCCTTGGGGGtaatttgaattattattatataatatttatgagatatgtgtatatatataggtgGGTACTGGTACGAGTCTAACCTTGTTATCTGCATCACTTATCTCACAACTAGTTTATTGAGACCTTTAGCTAGCCAAGTTGAAGACTTGGACTACTATAGCTGATTGAGCTAGCTACTAATATTATAGCTTTGTGGGTGAGTTTGATTTTGGTGAGGATTAATCAATGGGAAGGAAACCTTGCTGTGACAAAGTTGGGTTGAAGAAGGGACCATGGATAGCTGAAGAGGACACGAAGCTCATTAACTTCATCCTTGCCAATGGCCAATGCTGCTGGAGAGCTGTTCCTAAGCTTGCAGGTCTCATATCATATCAACTATATACTTCATTTTTCTCACTCCATAGccattctagagagagagagagagagagagagagagagagagagagagagcttctgCAAATTTGAATGCTCTTTTATTCACTCTGTTTCTTTCCTTCAGGAGATTGGTGGGAGAACATTTGTTTTTCGTTGATcatttatatttgaaaattttaaccaGTTTCTCTTTTGCTTTCACAAATGGGGTTTGTTTTAATTCATTGTTTCACCTCTTgatctttgttttttatttttcattcttcTTAAGAAAATGGTGGCTCAAAACTTTTTTGCTTTCGGTTTTGtgctttattttttaatctggGGAGGAAGTGAGCTTGATAAACCACCAAACTAAAATTCATGATTCCCCGAATTCATTTGAAATTTAAGtgaaaaagtgaagaaaaaataGTGAACAATTCACTGATTATAGTTGTGGTGGGTTGGTCTGAATTGCAGGATTATTAAGGTGTGGAAAAAGTTGCAGGTTGAGATGGACCAACTATCTGAGGCCAGACTTGAAGAGAGGCCTTTTATCAGAATATGAAGAGAAAATGGTCATTGATCTTCATGCTGAACTTGGCAACAGGTTTGTGATTATTCATTTCAGGAAGTGCTTAATTTATCCAAAACCAACTTTCAAGAGCTCTGCCACTGCTAAAGTTAATAACAGATAATGTTCTTTGTAATTTGtagtaaaatattaataatataagACCATGCAAGTAGAAGACCAAATTTTGCACAATTTCTGGGCAATGGACTTCTGAGGTTTTAACACCCACTCCAACATATattccctttgttttttttttttttttttagactttttatcttttaacttgaggtaaataaaataaatgcatGTTAATAAATATCCCTTGAATTCAATCGTGCTGAATATGctccattaaaaataaaaaataaaaactctgcTGAATATGCAATCTTGTCCTTCTGTATATTctcctatttttaatttttgaaggaCGTTTACTTGGAGCTTTCTTGTAGCCATATAGTCAACCctccatgaaaaaaaaaaaaaaaaaaaacagtttaaaacaattatttaatttgttttcttttttcttccttattttGTTGTGTGCACAAGTCAAATAGTTGCACTATTTGGTCAAATTAGCGTTTGCAATTAAGTTTGACTTGCTCTTTTTGTATGTTAGAGGTTAGAATGTTGCATATCatcgaaattaaattaatgtgTTACTTAATATTTTGACAGATGGTCCAAGATTGCCTCTCATCTCCCTGGAAGAACAGATAATGAGATAAAAAATCATTGGAACACCCACatcaagaagaagttgagaaaAATGGGGATTGATCCTCTCACCCACAAACCAATTGCTAATGTCAATGACCAAAGCCAACAATCACAAAGGCAAaagcaagaaggagaagaagaacaatCCTGTGCAGCTAATGACAAATCTGAAATTGACCAAAATGCCCCTACTCAAGCCAAAGAGGAAGATTCCAAAAACACGGGAGGTGATGGATTGGATAAAATGGAGTTCTTGATTGATGGATTCTGCATAGATGAAGTTCCACTAATGGAGTTCTTGATTGATGGTgttccttcttcttcatcaaactcttcATCTTCTTGTTCAAATTCATCATCCAATTTTCTTGAAGAATTACACCTCCCAGATTTTGAGTGGCCTGATTGTGATTACAGCAACAACAGTAACAATGGCAGCATGGGCTTGTGGGATGATGACTTCAGCAGCTGGGGTCAAGAATCTTGGTCATATGGGCtcttgtgaaaagaaaaaaaaagaactaaatTTTTTCCACTTGGATTATATGTTGTAATTTGCTTGTTAATTACTTTCTgaagagtacaaaataaataaagaatagaaaaaataaagcaTGTATGTATAGCATTTTTTACTCTTTTGGGAAGtgaaatgaaataaattaaatttaatactTTGTGTGTAATGGAAgcatttagatttttatttcAATGTGATGTAGGCTGGCCAGTTTCTTCTTTCTAATCTTGTTTTCTTATTCTTTGTTCCGAAGGATTCATGAACCTTTTCGAGATCCCGATTGGTTACATTTCATTATCATGTTTTATTTTAGTTATCATGTTAATTATTTAagttcttttttccttttgctgAGATCATATTATATTTAAGTTGCATCGATTCTTTTTATTCTGAGCTTGGTATATTTGAGATTAATCACGTTGATTAGAGTAGTTAGTTCTCCCTCTACTCTTAATAAAGTTTACTCTCCCGCAATTTAGATTAAATAGggtttaaaattgaatatttctTAAGATAAGTTTTCTAATGAAAAATAGGATAATCTACACGAGTGCGTTTGTTTGACCTCATTAAAtgggactggactggactggactggactacaATTCCATGTTTGATAGGTGCTGAGACTAAGCTAAGTGGGACTAAAGGGGACTCGTGTGGACTAGAGGCCTCCTTAAAGGTTCTTAGCGAGGCCCTCCCCAAACCATGGGACTTGCTAAGACCGGCTTCTTTCTCCTCCCCGCGAGCCCCTTTGTGAGTTCTGGGCTTCTTAATTTTGGATTTCGATGGGATTTAATTAAGATCTGTAGACTATCCCTAGCAAGCTGCTTCGCTTCGCCATGGTCATCATCCTCTAAAATCTCAAATCTCATATTTCCCACCCCCAACATTAACCACAAAAAATCCTCCATCTCATATTTCCCACCACCAACCATCATCCGCAAAAAATCCCTAATCTCATATTTCCTGCTGCCACCACCGCCATGGACGAGCCATCCGAGAAGCTCCAGAACCTCAAGTCACTGAATTCTCTCCTGCTCAAGGAAACCAAGGACCGCCAGCAGCAGGTGGAGTCGTTGGTGCAGGGCAAGGTAGATTTGAAGTCCGAGCTAAGTCGGTTCCATCGTGGAGATTAAGCCGCTTGTGAGCGAGTTGAGTGAGTGGAGCAAGGAAAATGTTGGGTTAGAGTTGGAGAAGAGTGTTTGTGGTGTTTTTGTTCTGACCTAGATGGAGCAAATGATGTGAGATAAAGTTTGAGATTGAGAGGCTAATGAGTAGAGAGATGGTGAAATTGTGAAGTTAATGAGGGAAGTGGAGCAGCTTGCTGGTGGACTCGAGATCGAGAAGGGAAGCTGAGAGAGATATTATGTgaagaaattaataataaattaatttggaCAATAAACTACAGTGTTATTTTCATTATCCTACTTGTTAAtctgacactgcaccaaacgcttcactaaattattccagcttagtctagtctaagctagtccagcttagtcaCTGAAGCTAATCTAGTCTGAGACAATTCGGTGTAACAAATGCtccctaaattcatttaaaCTATGAGAAAGAAGGAATAGGGGTTAGGTTTCATGTTCACTTTTTTctcgccttttttttttttttttttcatttctagaGGAGTAATAtttatctctcttttttcattttttttttctctttttatacgGGATAAAGTTTATATTCTCTCTATGACTAAGATTTATGTGCTTCGTACCGCTGAAATTttctatacatatataaataaataaaaagatttaagATGcagtaattaaataaaaatattactaaAACAATCCACCATTGGCACGAAACAAAACTACAGCTAATCTCTACCACCTGTCCTAAATCTTAGTTGGGGGCATGTCGTACGTGCACAATTAGTGAGGCACTACATCCTTGTAGTCGTGTAGGCCACATTACTAACCCTGTATGTTGCCTAATACGCTGGTCCACACAGTCACACCAAACTTCTTTCAAGTTTCTTAATTCCTAGGTTGAAGAGAGTAACAAGCACAAAGAAACCAAACTTATTGCCCATCCCCATACTTCTTTCTCATACTTTTGTTTAAAGGATGtagaatgttgtttcatattggaAACTTAACGAATTTTTCATTTGCTTATATGAAGTTAAGCTATTTTTTATATTGTCAAATTATTCTATAGTCAAACGTTTCTTCAGTTTAAACATGTATATTTCGAATTCTAATGTTTATTAGAAGACTGCTAAGAGATACCACATTTATGTATTATATTAATGTACAAGCCACATTAATTAATGAATTGATCTAATTGAATATTGACTGTATGCATCATTTGCCACATCAAATATGTAATATGAACGTTCTCCcatctccctagcattaatatttatttaaagaATTAATTCCAATGGCGCAaagaatatattttttattcaacaatATATTTATACTAAAGGGTGTGAACGTAAATTGATTTCAAATCCGcctatgaaatttgaatttaagatTTCTCACTAAGTAAATATGAAGATTACAAAACCATAATATTAAGTGACCACAAAATCTCACTAAGTAAATATGAAGATTACAAAACCATAATATTAAGtgaccacaaaaaaaaaaaaaaaaaaaaaaaaaaccattaaacaaacaacaaattaaCATAGTACGCAGAGAGCCGGATTAAAAGCATCCACTAATACGGCACCCTCGGCCAAGAACTTCTTCTGTAATAGGTGGTCAGAATAGAAAACACTGATTACTATCTAATGAGTAAATCTGTTTCTTTTGGCCTAGAATTGTTTTTTGGTGAACAATAGTATCAttattctagaacttctagagtTTCAAACGAATTaggattttgtgttttttaattgATGTCTCCTTGTGTATAGTTCAGttcattattaatttattcatattatCAATAAAAGTTTGAGTAAATTGAAACAATGAtccatcaactttaatcaaattagaacaatggtccctcaactaaaaatcaattatcattggtctcttaacttatcaaaatatgtagctataatcattttcatcaatttcgtcaaaattttgtcaaaataagttattttGGAATGACCATTTATACAATTagggtctctcaactcatcaaagtgTGTAATTATGGTCGTTTTCGTCAACTACGTCAAAATTTTTGACAAAACGAGTTACGTTAGAAGGACCATTCCTACAATTGTGTTAAAATTAAGAGACCATTTCTCCCGTtgaattaaaattgagggatcaatgataatgaatttttagttaaggaatCATTgttccaattgagttaaagttaaaagACCATAATTACAATTTACTCTAAAATTTTagagtttttattattttcttgtgaATTTCAGATTAACGATGAGTTTTAGTAAATCTTATTAAATTTGACGTCTTTGTCAATTCGTTCGTTCGTGTTGACTTTTTAGTTGTTTCCCTGAACGTAATTTAGCTCTCAGTCACTAGCTACTTTCTTTTTATGGTCGAACGGTTACTagctacttttattttttatttttatacaagagTTACTAGCCACTTGAGCACTCAGGAAAAGTATTAGCTATAGCCTATAGGTAAATTAGACTTGAATGAAATGATTTAGCAGCTTTTGTTtctaattaaatataacaagTTTTATTCTAGCTTTGTAAACTTGATTAGCCAATCTAGCTAGCTGTACATAAATAAGGTTTGAACACAAAGTTTTTACAAGGGTTaggggaactttaacgaaaagttcccgatactgttcattttaacgaaaaaccacaattttacattaaaaacagtgttctaaaaatcggtcTAGGCGTTGGGCGGTGGCCGGCCGGGGGGATTAACTCAAAATCGGGACATGGACTAGGCAGTCGCCGAGACGGCCTAGGTGGGAGACTGAGTGCCCTAGGCGGTCTAGAAATTTCAGTTTTGTTCTATTTTCAAGAATGTAGATTAGCTAGATTCTTGCTCTTATGGGCTTCTGGTGCATGGTTTGGCGAAGATGAaaggatgaagaagatgagaaataactttctctctcttcctttcacaCCACGTACACCTTGCATACTTTgctcatttaatttttttcttagtttCTCTCCAATCATGTTTTGACAGCAAACATCAAGTTGCTTGCTTTTTGTAAAAAAACCAGGTTGTCAGTCCCTAGCAGATTGATTTTTCTCATAAAAAATGATGGGGTGTCAGTCCTACATCCACATATTTCACACATTTATTTCTctttaaattaaacataaattaatatgatctctaaaaaatattttataaattactaTGAACTACCCATATTCATATcaaaattttttctttattatgaaCCACCCAATCCACTATGTGGGatttttacctttattttttaaaaaatagatataatcattcaaaatgtcttaagttatatggcatatatgttcaatgtgattttaaattttggacttgttggatattttttttgcattttatccatggatttcataccatttattttgtccttatcatttaaactcaaagttttcaaaccattttcattagttttccttaataatATTTGATGAAGCATACACACTCAAATATGTGTTGAATAAGATAACAATCACGGTAAAAATGAAGAATATGAAATGAGAATGAGTAAGCAGTTGAGCAGTTAAGTAGACTCTTCCACATAAACGAAGGGCGAGAGAGTGACAAAATATATATGTTCTAACTATTCATAGGATTAAGTCCTCTTAAGATCAGTTCCATAGTTAACGAACCTAATTCATAGGATTAAGTCCTCTAAATATACATGTTCTAACTATTCATAGGATTAACTATTCAACGGCCAAAGCCTCTTCCCCGGCCTCTCTTCCCCCTTACTGTTTTAGCTTGTTATTTgtcatctctttcttcttcttcatctttgagATTTCTCTGTCTATAATTcttccatagttatgaaaaaGATCTCTACAACTAGAAGACATTGGTTTGCACGACCCATCTCTTTGTTGTTTCGTTAACATCAGCTGAGATTTTAAAGTCGAGGGACTTGCAATTGAGGGATGTGGCGATACCGGGCAGATTTTTGAGAGGGTAAGGTAGGACGGTTGTTGCTTGGGTGGGTTGTGGTGGTGTTGGGGCTAATTTTGAGGTGGGGTTGAatttaatttggaatttggagagTTGGTGGTTCGAGGATGAAAGCTTCAAaatgagggagaaagagaagagttgAGGGGAAAAGAGGAAGGATAAGAGATTTTGG from Pyrus communis chromosome 7, drPyrComm1.1, whole genome shotgun sequence encodes the following:
- the LOC137741132 gene encoding transcription factor MYB20-like; the protein is MGRKPCCDKVGLKKGPWIAEEDTKLINFILANGQCCWRAVPKLAGLLRCGKSCRLRWTNYLRPDLKRGLLSEYEEKMVIDLHAELGNRWSKIASHLPGRTDNEIKNHWNTHIKKKLRKMGIDPLTHKPIANVNDQSQQSQRQKQEGEEEQSCAANDKSEIDQNAPTQAKEEDSKNTGGDGLDKMEFLIDGFCIDEVPLMEFLIDGVPSSSSNSSSSCSNSSSNFLEELHLPDFEWPDCDYSNNSNNGSMGLWDDDFSSWGQESWSYGLL